In the genome of Phragmitibacter flavus, the window GCGCGTATCGATGCTCGTTGACTTTAGCCTCGCCATTTGTTATCATGAAAAAAACAGCGATTTAACTGTTTCGAGGAGCGACCATGATTCAAACGCAAAACATTCATTCACTGACTGATTTCCAGAGAAATACAGCCAGTCATCTCCGTGCGCTCCGCAAGTCGGGCTTGCCGGAAGTATTGACCGTGAAAGGCAAGGCTGAACTGGTGGTGCAGACTGCGGAAGCATATCAGGCGTTACTGTCCAGACTGGAGCTTTACGAGTCCGCGATTGCCATCAACCGGGGCTTGCAGGACATCGAAGAAGGCCGTTCCAGCACTCTGGACGATTTTGATCGCCGGATGCGCTCCAAGGCGGGTTTTTCACCAAGGAAGGACTGATGTCCAAGACCTATGAAGTCATTCTCTCAGCTGAGGCCGAGAGGAATATTGAGGAAGCCGTGGCTTGGATTGCGGAAGCCAATCCGACGGCGGGGGAGGAATGGTATGTGGGTTTGATTGCAAAGCTTGGCAGCCTGTCGCAAATGCCTTTGCGCTGTCCTGTGGCTCCAGAATCCAAGCTCGGTCTGGTTGAACGTGAAATTCGCCAGCTTCTTTATGGCCGTCATTTCTGGAAATACCGTGTTCTCTTTTCAGTGGATAAACAACGTGTTCTTATCGCGCATGTCAGGCATGGCGCGAGGCTCTACTTGGGGCAACGAGAGGAAGATATTGATGACGGGGAATCCAGTTAGCTGTCATTCGTGCGGCGGAAATGTGCAATAGCCTCATTTAACTCTGCCGATTTTTCGTGGTTCTCAGGCGTCGGTCTGTTCGGATCAGGATGGAATGCCTTCATCAGCTCGCGGTAGTTCTGTTCCGCCTGCTGCAAGTCGTAAGGCGGTCGCGGGGGCATCAATCTCAGCAATTCTGCATAGCGTTGCTCTATGGCCTGATCAGCAGTTTCGACGGCTGATTGAGGTGGGCGCGTGCGTTTGGGTTTCCTGCCGCTAGCATTTGGAAGTGGCACTTCAGCAAATGCCCCTCCTCCCGGCATTTTCTCCTCTGCATCTTCGATGATGTCCGTGTGCTTTTTTTCAGAGCGGATGCCATACCAGTAATTGATGAAGGCTTTCAGCCACATCCCGGCAACTACAACCAGCAGCCAAAGCGACAGCCATTGTTCAGACAGGAATCCGCGAAAAAAGACGGCGGCGACAAAGACAACAGCAGGTTCAATCCAAAGATGCAGCACAGTTTCAAAGTCCTGATTACCGCGATTCTGGCTGAATCCGGGGATTCTCAAAAGATGGGAGGTGCCAGCATAGAAGTCATGCTTGCCCTTTCGCTCCTTTTCCCGCCAGAAGGCGGCGAGAAGATGAGCGACATAGAGGAAGGATGCACTTGCCGCGAAGAGCGCGACTGCCCATAGCGGCTTTCGTAACCAAGGTTCAACCCATGTGACGATCAGGAACAGGAAGCTGACCTGTGCGCATGGGAGAAACACAGTTTTAGGGCTTAGGAACGAGTAGCCAAAACTTGAGCGCAGGAAAAGGATGGCAGGCATTGCGATCCAGTGCAAAACAGGGCTAAGAACGGGAACGCTTGGTTGCGATCCTGTGGATTGAATCTGCCGGTCTTTCATACGCTAGTCAGTATTTTTGGGGGAACTGGGGCCTGATGTAGTTCTGGGCGACTGGTTCGCCTTTGCGGGTTCCTACCCATCGCCTGCCCCCCTGAAAGATGATGGAATCCACTTTAAACTCGGATTCCTGGCCGCCAGTCCTCAGCATGGTGAACTCCTGAGGCTGCACCACATATTCAACCACCATGCTGCCCCCTGCACTCTGGTTCATGGCTCCGCCTTTTGCCAATGCCTCGGACATGCCGCCATAGAATTGGGCCTGCCGGGTTTTGCCGATGGAGTCTGCTGCCCAATTGTTGGTCGTCGGGTCGCCGTTGGCGTGGAAAATCTTGGTTTGCAGGTTGCCAAGGAAGCTCTCTGCGTCGGAACGGGCGTTGCTGCCTCCGAAAGCTGAGAAGTAGCTGGGGAGATTTTGGGTAAGGTAGACGGTGCAGGCGCGGGAGCTTCTGGCCGTGCTTTGGAAAAGCGCGTCGTAGGAATTGACGAAAAACTGTGATTCGTCCGCCCACAGGAAAACCGGGCGAGCCGCAGCCTGAGCCGCTTCGCGGGAGGTGCCTGCGGAAATCCTTCTCTCAACTGCCCTTTGCCAGATGAACTTGAAAAGAACTTGTGCGAACTGCCCCAGCTCGTTGAACTCCTTAACCGGCAGATTCAGAATGATAATCTTGCCATTGAAGGTGTCCTCTGGGGAAAAGTTGAGGTCTGTGCAAAACAGCTCCCGCAGCATACCGCGCAGAAAACAGTCGGCCATGCTGGTGAAAGTCGAGACGATAACGGAACGCGTCTCAGGAGCAAGGTTCGGAAATTCCCGCAGCCAGAAGTCGCGTGTCAGCTCGAGGTCACTCGCCCTGCCCTCACTTTTGACTTTGCCTGCTGCCACTTCCAAAAGGGCAAAGCAGGCAGACTTCTGCTGCCATTCAGGGTCATCCGCTTCTTCTGTGGAACGGGGGGCAGATGTGATGATGCGGTAGAGCGACGGAAGGTCAATGTCATCCATGGCAATCACTGCGAGGTCTATCGCATTGCGGAGGAGTTGCTTGAGTGTGCGCTGCCAGTAAGCGTCCTGTCCACCACCCTGCCCCTGCTTCCGTTCCGCAGCTTCCAGCACGCTGCAAAACAGGTTTACAAGGTTTTCGGTGTGCCCTGCCCCGGTGCCGGGACGGTTGAATTCATAGCGGAGGAAGTTGAACCGGTGGGGTGATCCCGGCTCCACAATGAGCAATTCTGTCTCACGTCCTGCTGCCTTTGCATACTGCTTCCAGGCGAGCACCTCGTCGGCCTTGGCGGTCAAAACAACACCCCCCATGTTGGCCTCAACAAAAGCTCTGGCGATGCCCTGCCCGCTTCCCGAAGATTTTCCTGAACCTGTGCCTCCAAAAATCTGCACCCCTTCAAAAGCATCCTTAAGACACCAGTAGTTTTCAGGGCGGCAAGTTTTGCCGTCCGCACTCAGCTCAAGAAGTGCCTCTTCATCGTCCGGCCAGTTCCGGTGAACCGCTGGAGGGATTGTCTGTTTGGAATTGGTGAGGGCGAGTTCATCCATGCAGTCGGTGGTTTGAGTGGCTGGAATCCTAGCCGGGAAGCAGGCTTGCTGCGAGCGGAAAAGACAGCCTAAGCTCTGCTTAGGAGAGATGTCTGAAGATCATGTTGCAACATTGCTAGCTTGCTAGCTCCCTAGCTTGTTAGACTGCTTTC includes:
- a CDS encoding type II toxin-antitoxin system RelE/ParE family toxin → MSKTYEVILSAEAERNIEEAVAWIAEANPTAGEEWYVGLIAKLGSLSQMPLRCPVAPESKLGLVEREIRQLLYGRHFWKYRVLFSVDKQRVLIAHVRHGARLYLGQREEDIDDGESS
- a CDS encoding J domain-containing protein, whose translation is MPAILFLRSSFGYSFLSPKTVFLPCAQVSFLFLIVTWVEPWLRKPLWAVALFAASASFLYVAHLLAAFWREKERKGKHDFYAGTSHLLRIPGFSQNRGNQDFETVLHLWIEPAVVFVAAVFFRGFLSEQWLSLWLLVVVAGMWLKAFINYWYGIRSEKKHTDIIEDAEEKMPGGGAFAEVPLPNASGRKPKRTRPPQSAVETADQAIEQRYAELLRLMPPRPPYDLQQAEQNYRELMKAFHPDPNRPTPENHEKSAELNEAIAHFRRTNDS
- a CDS encoding type IV secretory system conjugative DNA transfer family protein codes for the protein MDELALTNSKQTIPPAVHRNWPDDEEALLELSADGKTCRPENYWCLKDAFEGVQIFGGTGSGKSSGSGQGIARAFVEANMGGVVLTAKADEVLAWKQYAKAAGRETELLIVEPGSPHRFNFLRYEFNRPGTGAGHTENLVNLFCSVLEAAERKQGQGGGQDAYWQRTLKQLLRNAIDLAVIAMDDIDLPSLYRIITSAPRSTEEADDPEWQQKSACFALLEVAAGKVKSEGRASDLELTRDFWLREFPNLAPETRSVIVSTFTSMADCFLRGMLRELFCTDLNFSPEDTFNGKIIILNLPVKEFNELGQFAQVLFKFIWQRAVERRISAGTSREAAQAAARPVFLWADESQFFVNSYDALFQSTARSSRACTVYLTQNLPSYFSAFGGSNARSDAESFLGNLQTKIFHANGDPTTNNWAADSIGKTRQAQFYGGMSEALAKGGAMNQSAGGSMVVEYVVQPQEFTMLRTGGQESEFKVDSIIFQGGRRWVGTRKGEPVAQNYIRPQFPQKY
- a CDS encoding type II toxin-antitoxin system Phd/YefM family antitoxin, producing MIQTQNIHSLTDFQRNTASHLRALRKSGLPEVLTVKGKAELVVQTAEAYQALLSRLELYESAIAINRGLQDIEEGRSSTLDDFDRRMRSKAGFSPRKD